In Ruminococcus sp. HUN007, a genomic segment contains:
- a CDS encoding D-alanine--D-alanine ligase: MNITVLCGGLSGERDVSLTSGLMCAKALSKKGHEVFLLDVFMGTDFPPEKAFAERQDFSDVTSSIAADAPDLEEVKRLRGESPDGFFGKNVIDICKKSDIVFMALHGCNGEDGKIQATFDLLGIPYTGSDYLGSANAMNKGITRRLLIADGINMANGAHYTKNDYETGKTNEWSSFPCIVKPCCGGSSIGVSKAENKEEFEKALKNCFKYEDEAIVEEFISGREFSIGVIEGKALPVIEIIADGFYDYKNKYSGKTREVCPAEIDEETNKKLQAAAEKAFASLKLNIYARIDFILNSKNNEPYCLEANTLPGMTPASLLPQEARAVGIEYPDLCELIVNKSLARF; the protein is encoded by the coding sequence ATGAATATAACAGTATTATGCGGTGGTCTCAGCGGTGAAAGAGACGTAAGTCTTACTTCAGGTCTTATGTGCGCAAAGGCACTCAGCAAAAAGGGACACGAAGTTTTTCTTCTTGATGTTTTCATGGGAACTGACTTCCCTCCTGAAAAGGCTTTTGCCGAAAGACAGGACTTTTCAGACGTAACATCTTCGATCGCTGCTGATGCACCTGACCTTGAAGAGGTAAAGAGACTCAGAGGCGAAAGCCCTGACGGATTCTTTGGAAAGAACGTTATCGACATATGCAAAAAATCAGACATCGTATTCATGGCACTTCACGGATGCAACGGTGAGGACGGAAAGATCCAGGCAACATTTGACCTGCTCGGCATTCCTTATACCGGTTCTGACTATCTCGGAAGTGCAAATGCCATGAACAAGGGCATAACACGAAGACTTCTGATAGCTGACGGTATCAATATGGCAAACGGCGCTCACTATACAAAGAATGATTATGAAACAGGAAAGACTAACGAATGGAGCTCATTCCCTTGTATCGTAAAACCTTGCTGCGGCGGTTCAAGTATCGGTGTTTCAAAGGCAGAAAACAAGGAAGAATTCGAAAAGGCTCTTAAGAACTGCTTTAAGTACGAAGATGAAGCCATCGTCGAGGAATTCATAAGCGGACGCGAATTTTCGATCGGTGTTATCGAAGGGAAGGCACTTCCTGTTATCGAGATTATCGCTGACGGATTCTACGACTATAAGAACAAATACTCAGGCAAGACCCGCGAAGTCTGCCCGGCTGAAATAGACGAAGAAACAAACAAAAAGCTTCAGGCTGCTGCCGAAAAAGCATTTGCTTCACTTAAGCTCAACATTTACGCAAGAATCGACTTCATACTCAACAGCAAAAACAACGAACCTTACTGTCTTGAGGCAAACACTCTTCCGGGCATGACTCCGGCATCTCTCCTTCCTCAGGAAGCAAGAGCTGTAGGAATCGAATATCCTGATCTCTGCGAGCTTATCGTAAACAAGTCACTCGCAAGATTTTAA
- the murF gene encoding UDP-N-acetylmuramoyl-tripeptide--D-alanyl-D-alanine ligase, whose product MTLKEIASACGGRLVSSENANELTINDITIDSRTVKEGSLYIPIKGQRFDGHDFIDQVFENGAVCTLTESERTDLTKPQIVVESTAAALRDIAEYYRSLFGNLKVIGVTGSSGKTSTKEMIYSVLSEHFNVLKTEGNLNNEIGVPKTIFRITDEHEVAIIEMGINHFGEMTRLAKMVRPDIAVITNIGTAHLEFLESRDGILKAKTEMLPFLAKDGTAVLNGDDDKLCTVDSVKTSFFGFGEKNDIRAENIVQKGIDGTSFTIVTKDIRLNAFVPALGKHMVMNAVAAFRISELLGMPAGKALEGISHFKNIDGRFNVIKTDSFTLINDCYNANPDSVKASLKVIGTLPGRKAAVLADMKELGEDSEKMHRETGAFAAECLDTLICIGPEALFTYEEAKKANPYLKAVHYNNNDEAKADMLNILEKSDTVLIKGSHSMNLSEITSFLKETCI is encoded by the coding sequence ATGACACTTAAAGAGATAGCATCCGCCTGCGGCGGAAGACTTGTCTCTTCTGAAAATGCTAATGAACTTACAATTAACGACATTACAATAGACAGCCGTACAGTGAAGGAAGGCTCGCTCTACATTCCGATAAAGGGACAGAGATTTGACGGGCATGATTTTATTGATCAGGTTTTTGAAAACGGCGCTGTATGCACCCTTACAGAATCAGAAAGAACTGACCTTACAAAGCCGCAGATAGTAGTTGAATCCACTGCTGCAGCATTAAGGGACATTGCAGAATACTACAGAAGTCTGTTTGGAAACCTTAAAGTCATCGGTGTAACAGGCAGTTCAGGAAAGACATCCACCAAGGAAATGATATATTCCGTTCTTTCAGAACACTTTAATGTCCTTAAAACGGAAGGAAACCTTAACAACGAGATCGGCGTTCCGAAAACTATTTTCAGAATAACCGATGAACATGAGGTTGCCATAATCGAAATGGGTATCAACCACTTCGGTGAAATGACACGTCTTGCAAAGATGGTACGTCCGGACATTGCTGTTATTACAAACATCGGCACAGCTCATCTTGAATTTCTTGAAAGCCGTGACGGCATTTTAAAGGCGAAGACAGAAATGCTTCCTTTCCTCGCAAAAGACGGTACTGCAGTGCTCAACGGTGATGACGACAAGCTCTGCACAGTTGATTCAGTTAAGACAAGCTTTTTTGGCTTCGGTGAGAAGAATGACATAAGGGCTGAGAATATAGTTCAGAAAGGCATTGACGGCACTTCGTTTACCATTGTCACAAAGGATATCCGTCTCAATGCATTTGTTCCTGCCCTGGGAAAACATATGGTCATGAACGCTGTCGCAGCTTTCCGCATCTCCGAACTTCTCGGCATGCCTGCCGGAAAGGCTCTTGAAGGAATCTCGCACTTTAAAAATATTGACGGCCGTTTCAACGTAATAAAAACTGACAGTTTCACTCTTATCAATGACTGCTACAATGCAAATCCTGATTCGGTAAAAGCTTCACTTAAGGTAATAGGAACTCTTCCGGGAAGAAAAGCCGCTGTGCTCGCTGATATGAAGGAACTCGGTGAGGACTCAGAAAAGATGCACCGCGAGACCGGAGCCTTTGCAGCTGAATGCCTCGACACTCTTATATGCATAGGACCGGAAGCACTTTTCACTTACGAAGAAGCGAAAAAAGCAAATCCGTATCTGAAAGCTGTTCACTACAATAACAATGATGAAGCAAAGGCTGATATGCTGAATATCCTTGAAAAATCCGATACTGTACTGATAAAGGGTTCACACTCAATGAATTTATCTGAAATCACTTCGTTTTTAAAGGAAACATGTATATAA